In Corylus avellana chromosome ca2, CavTom2PMs-1.0, the following proteins share a genomic window:
- the LOC132171336 gene encoding plasma membrane-associated cation-binding protein 1, with amino-acid sequence MGYWKSKVLPKIKKVFDKNGNKKAAAEACKSFDDAKEQINKEFEEKKTELQPKVVEIYEASSAEIKTFVKEPKEAGLKKHSVAVHKFIEELVAIEFPGSKTVSEASSKYGPALVPGPVLFVFEKVSTFIVTEEKVEVKEASGKEKEIIVAAEEEKKEEEKIEEVAAEAPEKAAETEPAAYTTEAAKVEAAEAPKP; translated from the exons ATGGGTTACTGGAAATCAAAGGTTCTCCCTAAGATCAAGAAGGTTTTCGACAAGAATGGTAACAAGAAGGCTGCTGCTGAGGCTTGCAAGTCCTTCGACGACGCCAAG GAGCAAATCAATAAGGagtttgaagagaagaaaactgAGCTTCAACCTAAAGTAGTTGAAATATATGAGGCATCTTCAGCAGAAATCAAG actTTTGTTAAGGAACCCAAGGAGGCAGGACTGAAGAAGCACTCTGTTGCCGTTCACAAGTTCATAGAGGAGCTCGTGGCAATTG AGTTTCCGGGATCGAAAACAGTATCTGAAGCATCTTCAAAGTATGGGCCAGCGTTGGTTCCAGGCCCagtgttgtttgtttttgaaaaggTGTCGACGTTTATCGTTACAGAAGAGAAAGTTGAGGTGAAAGAAGCAAGTGGGAAAGAGAAGGAGATCATAGTAGCTGctgaagaagagaagaaagaggaagagaagaTAGAAGAGGTGGCAGCGGAGGCGCCTGAGAAAGCGGCGGAGACTGAACCAGCTGCTTATACAACCGAGGCTGCAAAGGTGGAGGCAGCCGAAGCACCAAAGCcttga